In a genomic window of Larus michahellis chromosome 3, bLarMic1.1, whole genome shotgun sequence:
- the LOC141740774 gene encoding uncharacterized protein LOC141740774 codes for MTNWQMELMLFSFIFLLPVVCSQRDPEWPWSQAYVKHNAMAGTGKGKLSLATVVLHENEVFSKHEIDQSIDIVEPDSTPQTSLVPLPLSETPDNDTLLSGLKNLPLDDELWDNALSRYTASTETLENMRDLNLSTLVIQGSEVYSRDKWSWKDSLQMAKLEAVPGKKIQISCRVINGSAHHRPTVIETIHVDSTKPDKYNTDCYKIIEPNSDCWHNFTFIKPIVVYCIWGYRGTELLFEFMIDSNTSEPVEMNPKPTPPQTFKGVATQPSISLTPYTFNIGPYAIKHTGQQQILFNPTYSLKRVELSMQINISAIKPTCSPFLSTSYAGWSAWLGRRTVATSQRLKREVTGILGTGLGVLNSIDAEILANKLVTTTSDLDKLKHPLQSSLSALGNHQWLLSNILPQWEETGEKDHQLITDALGTTQNNVSLALSCIQAQLWMQSMTAAIIREGEEGTLPTEIRKVIWDNAIEFERKFQSWWYLVNFIYDPTESKATAFVLTIRNASVYTIYPIIALGLNHHGAILHPVEHRVWAHQNENKWQTVDVEACISRDQQGFICESNTLKAQDICLDTNQNVCHFEIQPDETPETVLVYIGKGCVCMRSPCTFVFVDDIAVDISNNSNLCVCNFTNIIGCDFSYSAPVTSFQLLQSNYTLIRDLLPTPIGMNLSLVKKLLQHDELKRLLKEAQENGQRTLITVHHDVEEIHHVLERVKRDGGHEWWDTLFGWSPTATGLFNKMLHPVVVLLVLTVLCFALTIVLYVRLWIMMKRLTRLITPQEVFALDIPRHKRTCDIPHQY; via the coding sequence atgacgaattggcagatggaattgatgctattcagttttatctttttactccctgttgtttgtagtcaaagagacccagaatggccgtggtctcaagcttatgtaaaacacaatgcgatggcaggaacaggaaaaggaaaattgagcctggccactgtagtcctacatgaaaatgaggtgttttcaaaacatgagatagatcaaagcatagatatagtcgaacctgactcaactccacagactagtctggttccactgccactatctgaaacccccgataatgacaccttattgagcggacttaagaatctgccccttgatgatgagctttgggataatgcactgtcacgatacactgcaagcactgagacactagaaaacatgagggatttaaatctctccactctggttatacaaggaagtgaagtatattccagagataaatggagttggaaagactcactccaaatggctaagcttgaagccgtcccaggaaagaaaatacaaattagctgccgagtaatcaatgggtctgctcaccatagaccaactgtaattgaaaccatccatgtagactctactaaaccggacaaatataacactgattgttacaaaattatagagccaaactcagattgctggcacaacttcacctttatcaaacctatcgtagtatattgtatttggggctacaggggcacggaattgttatttgaatttatgattgactcaaatacatctgaacctgttgaaatgaacccaaaacctacacccccacaaactttcaagggtgtagctactcagccctccattagtctaactccttacacctttaacattggcccttatgccattaaacacacaggtcaacaacaaatactgtttaacccaacatattccctcaaacgagtagaattgtcaatgcagattaatatctctgcgatcaaacccacctgctcaccattcctgagtacatcttatgcaggatggtcagcatggttaggccggcgaactgttgccacctcacaacgactgaagagagaggtgactggtatcttaggaacaggactgggagtcttaaatagtatagatgctgagatacttgcaaacaaactagtcacaactactagtgatctagacaaattaaaacatcctctacagtcctctctatcagcattgggaaatcaccaatggcttttatcgaatatattgcctcagtgggaggaaacgggtgaaaaagaccatcagctgatcacagatgcacttggtacaacccaaaacaatgtttccttggcccttagttgtatccaagcccaactgtggatgcaatctatgacagccgcaattataagggaaggtgaagaaggcaccttgcccactgaaattcgaaaagtaatatgggataatgcaattgagtttgagagaaaatttcaatcctggtggtatctggttaatttcatctatgatcccactgagagcaaagccacagcttttgtcttaacgatacgcaatgcctcagtatacaccatatacccaatcatcgcactggggttgaatcaccatggagctatactccatccggtagagcatagagtgtgggcacaccaaaacgagaataaatggcaaactgttgatgttgaagcatgcatttcacgagatcaacaaggattcatttgtgagagtaatactctcaaggcacaagacatttgtcttgacaccaaccagaacgtttgtcattttgagatacaacctgatgaaaccccagaaactgtgcttgtatatattgggaaagggtgtgtttgcatgaggtctccctgtacttttgtattcgtagatgacatagcagtagatataagtaataactcaaatctttgtgtttgtaactttactaacatcattggatgtgacttcagttattcagctcctgttacgtcttttcaattgctacaatctaattacacattgattcgagatttgctgcctacccctatcggaatgaatctctcactagtgaagaagttgctacaacacgatgaattgaagcgattgttgaaagaggcccaagaaaatggacaaagaactctgattactgtccatcatgacgttgaagaaatacaccatgtactggaaagggtcaagagagacggtggacatgaatggtgggacaccctctttggatggtcaccaacagctacaggactttttaacaagatgctccatcctgttgttgttctactagtactcactgtattgtgctttgctttgacaattgttttatatgttagactttggattatgatgaaacgcttaactcgcttaatcaccccacaagaagtatttgcacttgatatccctcgccataagaggacatgtgatattccccatcagtattga